ACCCCGACCTCGATGTCGGTGAACAGCACCAGGATGCCGGCGCACAGAGCGAACAGGGCCCCCGTCACCAGCAGGTGGGTCTTGCTCATGGGCGCAGGTTAGGGCCCAGCTGCAGGTGCTGGCCCAGTCCGCTGAGCTGCCATTGCGCCTCCAGGGTCTCCCGATCGAGACGCTCAAGGGTGGGCAGCTGGGCCAGCACCGGCACCCCCGCCAGGGCGTTCAAGGTGGATGCGTTGTTGGGGTGGGGCGGCCCGTTGAGCACGATCCCGAGCAGGGAAAGGCCCCTCTGGCGCAGGGCCTCCACCGACAGCAGGGTGTGGTTCAAGGTGCCCAGGCCGCTGCGGGCCACCAGCAGCACCGGCAGGTTCCAGAGGCGCAGCTGATCGATCTGCAGCCAGTCGAGCCGCAGGGGCACCAGCAGCCCTCCGGCCGTCTCCACCACCAGCGGGCCGCTCACCGCCGGCAGCGCCAGCCGGGTCTCCTCAATGCGCAGCACCTCCTGCTGCGCCGCCCAGTGGGGCGACACCGGGGCCGCCAGCCGGTAGGCCTCCGGCAGCACCCGATCAGAAGGCAGCTCCAGCAGCTCCCGCACCCGGTCGCTGTCGCCGCCGCCCTCCAGGCCGCATTGCACGGGTTTCCAGTAGGTGGCCCCCAGCCCCTGCACCAGCAGGGCACTGACCACGGTCTTGCCCACGTCGGTGTCGGTGCCGCAGACCACCAGCCGCAGGGCTTCTGTCATGGCCGCCGCCTGGGCTTTTGACCCACCAGGATCTGCAGCTCCCAGCTCAGGACCTTCACGGCTCCCTGGGCGGGCCAGTGGGCCTCCAGGGCCCGCAACTCCCCTGCCGACAGGGGCCTCACGCGGCTGGCGCTGGCCCCGAGCCCCTTGAGCTCGCGCAGCAAGGCCAAGGCGCTGGGGGCTGTGCGGCTGAACGGCAGCCTCCGCTCCACCCGCAGCTCCAGCCAGGTGCTGCAGGTCGCTTGCAACGCTTGGGCCTCGGGCAGGGGCAGGGCGCTGCAGGGCACATGTGCCGCCTGGGCCGCCTGCTGCCATTGGCGAAAACTGCCCTGGGTGGGCACCGCCAGCACCAGCCAGCCTCCGGGCTGGAGCGCCCGGCACCACTGCTCCAGTTGGGCCAGGGGCTGCTCCAGCCAGTGAAGGGCGAAGCTGGAGGCCAGCAGGGCCGCGCCCTCCAGCTCATCCGGCAGCCCCCCGTTGAGATCCCAGAGCAGGGAGGGAGCTGGTGGGGAGCCGTCGGCTCCAGGACAAGCGGAGCGCTCCCCCTGGCGCAGCAGCTCGGCGCAGTGGTCGAGGCGCAGCATGGTGAGTTCAGGCCGCTGGGCCTCCAGGGCCCGCGCCAGCAGGCCACTGCCCGCCCCCAGATCAGCTGCGGGCCCTTGCGGCAGGGGCAGGTCGCGGCTGAGGTGGCCCAGGCGCCAGGCCACGGCCCGCTGCAGGTGCGCCAGCTGCTCGTAGCGGCCGGCGCTGCGGGCGAAGCGCCGGCGCACCTCCAGTGGGAACGGTTCCGTTGGCTGTGGGGGGCTGCCGCCGGGCTTTGTGAGCAGATCAACCATGGCCGCTGACTTCCGCGGAAAGCGCCGCTTCCAGCCAGTTCAGCACTGGAGTGAGCAGATCGGCCCGCAGCAGGCTGTGGCCGGCACCCGCCAGGGTCCAGTGGCTGGCCCTGGGGAGGGCTTCCACCAGCAGGCGACGGCTCTCAGGGGCCACGATCCGGTCGTCGCCCGCCTCCACCACCAGCACCGCTGCGCTGGCTGGAAACGCTTCCGGCAGCGCGGTGAGGCGGCCGAGCAGGTCGAGGTCAGCGAGCAGGCGACCCTGGCCGGCGGGGGGCACCCCCTCCTCCCGGGGCCCTGCTGGCAGCAATTCCTCGGGGTCGGGGGCGGCGGCCTGGGCCAGGAAGTCTTTGAGTAAGCCATCGCTGTCGCCGTTGCTCAGGCGATTGGCCATGGCCTCCAGGGCCAGTTGTCCGCGGCGCCCGGGGGCTCCTGGGGGCACGAAGCGCCCAAAGCTGGCCAGCAGCACCACCGCCTCGGCCGCGGCCAGCACGGCACCGGGAACCAGGTGAATCCCCATGGAATGGACCAGCAGGGCGCGGCGTCCCGTGCCCGACCACTGCGGCTCCAGCTGCACTTGATGGCCGTAGCCCCGCTCCCCCCAACCCAGGCTCCAACCACGCCGGGCGGCGGCCGCCCCCCAGGGGGCCCAGGCCCGGTGGTCGCCCCCCCAGCCGTGCATCGCCAGCAGCTGCACACCCCCAGCCGCCGGATCGCTCAGCGCCATCGGGCCAGGGCCTCCAGCAGCCGCTCCAGGGTGCCGGGCGGCAGGTCGCTGCGCAGCACCAGCCGCAACCTCGCCGTTCCCGCCGGCACCGTGGGTGGGCGGATCGCCACGCTCAGCAGGCCTGCGGCCTCCAGGTGCCGCTGCAGCTCCAGGGCCCGATCGTCTTCGCCCACCAGCAACGGCAGGATCGGCCCCTGGCCTGCCACCAGCGGCCAATCGGCCGCCGTCAGGGAAGTTCGCCAGCGCTCGGCACGCTCCAACAACTTCGACCCCAGGTCGGGGGTCTCCTCCAGCAGATCAAGGGCGGCCAGGGCTGCCGCCGCCAGGGGCGGGGCCAGGGCGGTGGAATAGCGGAAGGCGCCGGAGCGCTGCAGCAGCCAGTCGCCGAGCAGATCGCCCGTGGCCAGGAAGGCGCCACCACTGCCGAAGGCCTTGCCGAAGGTGCCGCTCACCAGGTGCACCCCCGCCAGCCCGTGGGCCAGCCCGCGTCCGCCGGGGCCCAGCACCCCCAGGGCATGGGCCTCATCGATCAGCAGCAGGGCCGAATGCCGTTGGCAGAGGGCCGACAGCGCCGGCAGATCGGGGCTGCTGCCCTCCATGCTGAACAGGCTCTCACTGAGCACCACCAGGCGCCGCACGGCAGAGCTGGCCCGTGCCTCGCCCAGCAGCCGATCCAGAGCGGCCAGGTCGTTGTGGGCGAAGCGGCGCAGCTGGGCGCCGGAGGCCTGTACCCCCACCAGCAGGGAGTGGTGGATCAGCCGGTCGGCGAGCACCAGGCTGTGGCGATCGGCCAGGGCCGCCACCGCAGCGATGTTGGCCTGGAAGCCACTGGGAAAGAGCAGCACCCGCTCCCGCCCCAGCCAGGCGGCCAGCCGCGCCTCCAGCTCCCCATGCACCGGCCGGCTGCCGCTCACCAGCCGCGAGGCCCCCGCCCCCACCCCACCCGAGGCGATCGCGGCGCAGGCGGCCGCCTGCAGGCGAGGGTGCTGGCTCAGGCCCAGGTAGTCATTGCTGGCCAGATCCAGCAGCGGGATGGCACCGGCCCCCTCTGGCCGCAGGCCCCCAGCCGCCGTGGGCTGGAAGGCACGCAGCAGGCGCCGGCGGGCGATCGGCAGGCGCTCCAGGGAGCGGCGCAGGGGATCAAGGGGGTCGGCGGCCAAGGGAAGCGGCAGGGCCCGGGGTGGCCGCAGTCTGGCCAATAGGATTCCCTGATGCTGATCGCCAGCTCCGACGTTCCGCCCCTGGAGGAGCTGTTCCCGTTTCCGCTGGATCCATTCCAGCTGGAGGCGATCGATGCGCTCAACCAGGGCCATTCGGTGGTAGTGAGCGCCCCCACCGGCTCGGGCAAGACCCTGGTGGGCGAGTACGCGATCTACCGGGCCCTGGCCCACGGCCAGAAGGTGTTCTACACCACACCCCTCAAGGCGCTCTCGAACCAGAAGCTGCGCGATTTCCGCGAGCAGTTCGGGGTCGAGAACGTCGGTCTGATGACCGGTGATCTGAGCGTGAACCGGGAGGCGAAGGTGGTGGTGATGACCACCGAGATCTTCCGCAACATGCTCTACGCGGAGGTGGATCGCGGCGACGATCCCCTCGCCGATGTGGAGGCGGTGGTGCTCGATGAGTGCCACTACATGAACGACTCCCAGCGGGGCACGGTCTGGGAGGAATCGATCATCCATTGCCCACCTGCGGTGCAGCTGGTGGCGCTCTCGGCCACGGTGGCCAACGCCGGTCAGCTCACCGACTGGATCGACAAGGTGCACGGGCCCACCCGGCTGGTGCTGAGCGATTTCCGGCCGGTGCCCCTGGCCTTCAGTTTCTGCAGCGCCAAGGGGCTGCACCCCCTGCTCAATGATGCGGGCACCGGGCTGCACCCCAACTGCAAGGTCTGGCGGGCGCCGAAAACCACCCACCGCCGCGGCCCCAAGACCCCCAGGCCGCCCCAGCCCGAGGCGGCGCCGCTGCCCTTCGTAGTGGCCCAGATGGCCGAGCGCGACATGCTGCCGGCGATCTACTTCATCTTCAGCCGCCGCGGCTGCGACAAGGCCGTGCGCGACCTGGGCCGGCTCAACCTGCTCACCAACGAGGAGCAGTCCCGGGTGCGCGCGCGCCTGCAGGCCTTTGTGGCCTCCACCCCCGAGGCGGTGCGCGAAGGGGGCCACGATGACGCCCTGCTGCGCGGCATCGCCGCCCACCACGCCGGGGTGCTGCCCGCCTGGAAGGAACTGATCGAGGAGCTGTTCCAGCAGGGGCTGGTGAAGGTGGTGTTCGCCACCGAAACCCTCGCCGCCGGGATCAACATGCCCGCCCGCAGCACGGTGATCTCGGCCCTTTCCAAGCGCACCGACCGCGGCCACCGGCCGCTGATGGGCAGTGAGTTCCTGCAGATGGCGGGCCGGGCCGGCCGCCGCGGCCTCGACACCCAGGGCTATGTGGTGACGGTGCAGAGTCGCTTCGAGGGGGTGCGCGAAGCGGGGGAGCTGGCCACCAGCCCCGCCGATCCGCTCGTGAGCCAGTTCACCCCCAGCTACGGCATGGTGCTCAACCTGCTGCAGCGCTATGAGCTGCCCAAGGCCAAGGAACTGGTGGAGCGCAGCTTCGGCCGCTACCTGGCCACCCTCGATCTGGTCGACGACGAGCGCCGCATCACCGAACTGCGCCAACAGCTGGAGGGTCTTTCGGGCAGTGTCACCGATGTGCCCTGGGACGCCTTCGAACTCTATGAAAAGGAGCGGGCCAGGCTGCGGGAGGAGCGGCGCATCCTGCGGATCCTGCAGCAGCAGGCGGAGGAAACCCTGGCCCATGAGCTCACCCTCGCCCTGCGATTCGCCAGTGAGGGCACTTTGGTGAGCCTCAAGGCACCCCAGCTCAAGGGTCGGGTCACACCGGCGGTGATCGTGGCCAAGGTGGAGGGCAGCGGTCAGTTCCCGCTGCTGCTCTGCCTCACCGATGAGAACGTCTGGATCCTGGTGCCCTGCCATGCGGTGGTGAGCCTCCATGCGGAGCTCAGCTGCCTGCAGGTGCGCGAGGTGGACGCCCCAGAGCTGCACCACCCCGGTGAGCTGCGCCACGGCGACCAGGCCAGTGGCGGTCTGGCCCTTGCGGTGGGCTCCATGGCCCGGCGCCACGACATGGCCACCCCCCAGTACGACCTGGCCGGGGAAGTGAAGGCCCAGGCGCTGCTGGTGCACCAACTGGAGCTGGCCCTCGAACTCCATCCCGCCCACAGCACCGGCGATCGCAAGCAGATCAAGAAGCAGCACCGGCGCATGGAGGAACTCGAGGAGGAGATCGGCGAACGCCAGCGGCTGCTGCACCACCGCTCCAACCGCCACTGGGACACCTTCCTGGCCCTGATCGAAATCCTGCGCTTCTTCGGCTGCCTGGAGGATCTCGAGCCCACCGACATCGGCCGCACCGTGGCGTCCCTCCGGGGCGACAACGAACTCTGGCTGGGGCTGGCGCTGATGAGCGGCCACCTCGATGAGCTCGAACCCGCCGAGCTGGCGGCGGTGCTGGAGGCCATCTCCACGGAGGTGAATCGCCCCGATCTCTGGAGCGCCTTCAACACCCCGCCCGCCGCCGAGGAGGCCCTGCACGATCTGGGCGGCATCCGCCGGGAGCTGCTGCGCCAGCAGGAGCGGGCCGCCGTGGTGATGCCCCTCTGGTACGAGCCGGAGCTGATGGGGCTGGTGCATTCCTGGGCCAAGGGCACCAGCTGGAACGACCTGATCGCGGGCACCTCCCTCGATGAGGGCGATGTGGTGCGGATCATGCGCCGCACGGTGGATCTGCTGGCCCAGATCCCCTACGGCGAGGCCCTCAGCGAGCAGCTGCGCGGCAAGGCCCGACTGGCCCTCAAGGCGATCAACCGCTTCCCGGTCTGCGAGCCGATCGATCTGCTGAGCCCCGTGGGGGCGGGCCTCAATCCGGCCACGGCCAAGGCCGTGCCGCCACCACCCACTCCTGGCACGACATCGGCCAATTCCCCAGCTGCAGAGCCCCAGATCACGGGTGATGATCTCAACGGCAGCAGTGGCCCCGAAGCCAGCTCAAGCGAAGGGAGCCTCACGGAACAGGCGGCCTGAGGAATCAGATCGCCAACCGCTCCCAGATCACGCTCAGGTTCGCCTGGTGCAGATCGGTGGCGAAGCATTCCGCCAGCTGCCCGGGGCCCAGCCGCGCCGTGACGGCCGGATCAGCTTCGAGGTTGGCGCGGAAGTTGCCGCCTTCTGTGTTCCAGGCGCTGTGGGCGTGCTCCTGGACGATCCGGTAGGCCTCCTCGCGGCTGAGGCCGCTCTCCACCAGGGCCAGCAGCACCCGCTGGCTGAACACCACACCGCCATACACATTCAGGTTGCGCGCCATGTTCGCGGGGTAGACCCCCAGGCCCCTGATCACCGCGGTCATCTCCCGCAGCATGAAGTGCAGGGTCACTGAGCAATCCGGCAGCATCATGCGCTCCACGGAGCTGTGGCTGATGTCGCGCTCGTGCCAGAGGGCCACGTTCTCCAGGGCCGCCACCGTGTAGCTGCGCAGCACCCGCGCCAGGCCGGAGATGCGCTCGCTGCGGATCGGATTGCGCTTGTGGGGCATCGCCGAGCTGCCCTTCTGGCCCTTGGCGAAGTTCTCCTCCACCTCCAGCACATCGGTGCGCTGCAGGTTGCGGATTTCGGTGGAGATCCGCTCCAGGGTCGCCCCCACCAGCGCCAGGGTCTGCACGTACTCGGCGTGGCGGTCGCGGGAGATCACCTGGGTGCTGGCGGTGTCAGGCACCAGGCCCAGTGCCGCGCAGGTGAGCGCCTCCACCTGGGGATCGGTGTTGGCGTAGGTGCCCATGGCGCCGCTGATCTGGCCCACGGCCACCACGGTTTCCAGGCGCTCCAGTCGCTCGCGGTTGCGCTCGCTCTCCGCCAGCCAGCCCGCCACCTTGAAGCCGAAGGTGATCGGTTCGCCATGGATGGCATGGGATCGCCCGATCATCACCGTGCCCTTGTGGGCCCGGGCCAGCTCCCTGAGCGCTGCGGCCAGGGCATCGAGTTCGGTGCGCAGCACCGCCACCGAGGCCTTCAGCTGCAGGGCCAGGCCGGTGTCGAGCACATCTGAGCTGGTCATGCCCACGTGGATGTGGCGGCCCGCCTCGCCCACGTGCTCGTTCACATTGGTGAGGAAGGCGATCACGTCGTGGCGCACCTCCGCCTCGATCGCCTCGATCCGCTCCACCTCAAAGCTCGCCTTGGCCCTGATCTCCGCCAGGGCTTCGGCCGGCACCCGCCCCAGCTGGCTCTGGGCGGCCGTGGCGGCGATCTCCACATCCAGCCAGCTCTGGAACTTGGCCTGCTCGCTCCAGATGCGCCCCATCTCGGGGAGGGTGTAACGCTCGATCAAGGGCCAGCGCCTGGCGACGTCGCACCCAATGTATGGGGCAGGCCACCCGGCGCAGCCTGCGGCTTTGGTTCTGTTTCGGCTGTGGTTGGATGACGCCATGGCCCGAAAACGCCGGCTGGATCTGCATTTACTGGCCCTGGGTCTGGTGGAGAGCCGCCAGCAGGCCCAGCAGCTGATCCGTGCCGGCCGGGTGCGCGCCGGCGATCGGGTGCTGGACAAGCCCGGCATGGAGGTGGCGCTGGAACTGGAGCCCCAGGTGAGCCAGCCCCCACGCTTCGTCTCCCGTGGCGGCGAGAAGCTGGTGCGGGCCCTCGAGACGTTCCCGATCCAGGTGGAGGGTCGGATCTGCCTCGATGGGGGCATCTCCACCGGTGGCTTCAGTGACTGCCTCCTGCAGCACGGCGCCCAGCGGATCTACGGCATCGATGTGGGCTACGGCCAGACCGCCTGGAGCCTGCGCACCGATCCCCGGCTGGTGCTCAAGGAGCGCACCAACCTGCGCCACCTGCGGCCCGAGCAGCTCTACGGGCCCCACGATCCCAGGCCGGATCTGGCGGTGGCCGATGTGTCGTTCATCTCCCTGGCCCTGGTGTTGCCCGCCCTGAAGGGGTTGATGGCACCAGAGGGTCAGGAGGCGGTGCTTCTGGTCAAACCCCAGTTCGAGGTGGGGCGAGCCCGGGTGGGCAAAGGCGGTGTGGTGCGGGATCCCGAGGCCCACGTCGATGCGATCGAAGCGGTGATCGCAGCGGCGGATCGGCTGGGTTGGCGCGCAGCCGGGCTGGTGGCCTCACCGATCACCGGGCCGGCCGGCAACCACGAGTACCTGCTCTGGATGCGGGACGAATGTTTTGACCGCGTTGGATCCAACGGGGAGGGATCGAACACGCCGCTGACCACGCCGACGCTGGATCGAAGCGCCATCAAACATCTGGTGGCCAGCACCCTGAGCCATAAAGAAGCCGACCAACCCTCGGGTTGATCGGCACAGGAGCAGACCCTTGATTCAGGGGCGCTCAGATCGCGCTGCTGTCCTTGTCGCCGGTGCGGATCCGGATCACCGACTCGATGTTGGTGATGAAGATCTTGCCGTCGCCGATTTCACCGGTGCGGGCCGCATCTTGAATGCAGGTAATCACCGTGTCGACACGGTCGTCGTCAACAACAACCTCGAGCTTGAGTTTCTGTAGAAATTCGACCGTGAATTCTGATCCGCGGTAACGCTCGACCTGGCCCTTTTGACGCCCGAAGCCACGCACTTCACTCACGGTCATGCCGACGATGCCGGCATTCACCAAGGCGAGTTTGACGTCCTCAAGCTTGAACGGACGGATGATGGCCTCAACTTTTTTCATGGATCCGGGGATTCATTTCAGGGGGTGTCTCCCAGGACGGTGCCTGAGAGGAAGGGTGAGAGGCGTCCTAGCAGAGGAGTTCGGCGGATGCCCAGCCATTGCAACAATGGACTTCTGCCATTAGGCCGCAGGTGCTGGACGTCCGGTGTATCCATTGCTACTGGCTGCGCCGTTGAGCGGCGACCAGCCTGGGGCCCGGCGTCGGGTCCATGGACGCGAGGCGCAGGCAGGGATTCTCTGCGGGCCTTCTCCATCTAAAGCGGTTGGGATGTCCACGGCGGACATTCGGCTGATTTCTTTTGGGATCGTTGTAAAGAATCGGCCGTTTCGTAGCATCGTGAACCTGATGCACTCCCGCCCGATCGATGGCTGCCCCAGCTCCCAGCGCCCTCACCACCACGCCTCTGTACGGCCAGCGGGAGATCGAGCAGGCCCAGCTGATCTGCTTCGACAACCCCTCCACGGGCCGTCCCTACGAAGTGTCGATCACCCTGCCGGAGTTCACCTGCCTTTGCCCGTTCTCGGGCTACCCGGATTTCGCGGTGCTGCGCCTGATCTACGAGCCCGGCCCCCGGGTCCTTGAGCTCAAGGCGCTCAAGCTCTATGTGAACAGCTGGCGCGACCGCTCGATCTCCCACGAGGAGGTGGTCAACCGCATCCTGGATGATCTGGTGGCGGCGGCCCAACCCGACTGGATCCAGCTCGAGGCTGATTTCAACCCCCGCGGCAACGTGCACACGGTGGTTCGGGTCAGCCATGGCACCCGTCATCTCGGCTGAGGCTGCTGCAGGGAGCCCAGCAGCTGCGGCAGTTCGCTGGCGAAGGCGGTGAGGTTGCGGTTGCAGAGCCCACCCACATGCAGGCGCTGGCGCCCGTCCTCCGCGATCGCCCACAACTGGCGGGTGGCCACCAGGCTGAGGCCGCAACCCACCAGGGCAATGGCGAAGCCGGCGTAGACCAGTGGCACCCCCGGATCGCGCTTGAGCAGCAGGCCACTGGCGGGCAGGATCGAGGCCACCCGAAGGGGCAGGCCGTTCACTTCCAGGGCCTCGCCGCCGGGAATGAGCCGGCCCAGCAGGCTGGCGTCGCTGGCATAGATCTCCACCGGTCCGGCCTCGTTGGTCACGCTCAGCAGCACGGGATCGGTGCCATCGGGGCGGGTGGGCAGCACCAATCCCCAGATCTGATTCCCGAGTTGGGGAAAGCTCTGCAGCGGCAGCTCCAGCAGCGGGCTTTTGCCCAATTGCAGCGTGATCGCCGCCAAAGCCCAGTCCGCCTGGTAGATGGTCATGCCCTGGTGGCGCAGGGGGTGGTTGACGCTGATCTCGGCGCGTTGCTCCAGGGCTGGGGCATCAGCCTGGGGGGGGTTCTTGAGCAGCAAGCGCGAGCGGAACTGCTCAGGACGCCCGGCGGGGTCGCGGTCGATGCCGAACTGCTCAAGCACCAAGGTCAGCTGGCCCTCGCCGCGGCGATCGAGCAACTCGAGCTCGTGGCCCGGGGCCAGAAAGCGCTCCACCCGCTGGCCCCCCAGCGCTCCCCAGGCCGATCCCACCAACAGCACCACAAGCCCCGCATGCACCAGCAGGGGCCCCACCCGACCGGCCACGCCCTTGCGGGCCGCCAGTCGACCCGCCTGGCTTTGAACTCGCCAGCCCCGGGCCGTGAGCAGGGCCCCCAGGCGTTCGAGATCGGCCTGGGGTTCTGGGGAGGCCACGGTCTCCGCCACGCTCAGCTTGCTGAGCTGGCGCGGGGAGCTGTAGTCGACCCAGCGCAGGGCGGCGCGCAGGGCCGGCCACTGGCGGCGCCAGCTGCACAGCACCAGGGACAGCCCCAGCCAGCCCAGCAGCGCCAGGAACCAGTCACTGGAATAGAGGTGATCCAGCTGGAGGGCCAGGATCCCGTCCCCGCGCACCAACCCCAGCCAGGGGGTTTCGTCGTAGAGGCGGTGATAAAACTCGCTGCTTTCCTGCTGGGGGATCGCGGTGCCCAGCCCGCTGGCGATGGCCACGACCAACAGCAGCACGATCGCCAGCCGCAGATCTGAAATCCACGCGGCCACTCGGCCCAGGGCATTCAGCAACGGTGCGACCAAGGTGGGCGAGGCAGAGGTCATGGCAGCTGGGCCAGAAGTGTGAGGCCGCCGGTGAGCACCAGCACGACGCCACTGATCGCCGGAACCCAGCGTCCGACGGACCGCAGGGCCAGCAGGCTCGGCAGGCTGGCCGCCAGGGTTCCCGCCAGCAGCAGGGGCAGCACCTGGCCCAGGCCGAAGCAGGCCAGCAGCACCATGCCCACCACCGGTTTGCCGTTCTGGGCCATCCAGGCCAGCAGCACTGCCAGCACCGGCGTGGTGCAGGGGGAGGCCGCCAGTCCGAAGGCCAGGCCCGCCGCCAGGGGCGCCAGGGGGGCCGGCACCCGTTGGCGCCAGCGATCCGGGTCGGGGCCGGTGGGCAGGCGGAACGTCAGCAGGCCCAGCAGGTTGAGGCCCATCACCAGGGCCAGGGCCGCCACCAGCCCTGAAATCAGACCCGGAACGCGCCCATAGAACAGACCCAAAAGGCCGCTGGCCAGCCCCAGCAGCACCAGCGACGCGACAATGCCGAGCCCAAAACTGACGCTGCGCACCCAGGGCCGCCGCTGCCGGTCGCTGAAGCCGGCCAGATAGGCCAGGGTCACGGGCAGCAGCCCGAGCGAGCAGGGGCCGAGGCTGGTGAGCAGACCTCCGGCAAAGACGATCGCCAGGGTGATCGGACCAGGTGCCGCCAGGGAGGCGCGCAGCAGCTGTTCAGTCCAGCGGGCCAGATCCGCCAGCTGGTCGGCGAGGGAGAGACCGAGGTCGGTCATGGGGGCCCGGTGCAAGTGTCACCCTATCGGGGCGACCCCCTGCCTCCGTCGGCGGGGACGGCCCGGATCCACCCCTGCCGATTCCAGTGAGCAACGGATCAGCAGGCCGGCGGTGAGCAGGCTGGAGAGCAGTGAATTGCCGCCGTAGCTGATCAGAGGCAAGGGCAAGCCGGTGGTGGGCATCGCACCGCTGGCGACGGCGATGTTCAGAATCGACTGGCCCACCAGCAGGGTGGTGCAGCCGATGGCGATCAGCCGCAGCTGGTTGCTGCGGCAGCTCAGAGCCACCCGCAGCCCCACGAAGCCGAACAACAGCAGGAACAGCAGCAGCATCACCGAGCCGATGTAGCCGAACT
The DNA window shown above is from Cyanobium sp. ATX 6F1 and carries:
- the bioD gene encoding dethiobiotin synthase produces the protein MTEALRLVVCGTDTDVGKTVVSALLVQGLGATYWKPVQCGLEGGGDSDRVRELLELPSDRVLPEAYRLAAPVSPHWAAQQEVLRIEETRLALPAVSGPLVVETAGGLLVPLRLDWLQIDQLRLWNLPVLLVARSGLGTLNHTLLSVEALRQRGLSLLGIVLNGPPHPNNASTLNALAGVPVLAQLPTLERLDRETLEAQWQLSGLGQHLQLGPNLRP
- a CDS encoding methyltransferase domain-containing protein produces the protein MVDLLTKPGGSPPQPTEPFPLEVRRRFARSAGRYEQLAHLQRAVAWRLGHLSRDLPLPQGPAADLGAGSGLLARALEAQRPELTMLRLDHCAELLRQGERSACPGADGSPPAPSLLWDLNGGLPDELEGAALLASSFALHWLEQPLAQLEQWCRALQPGGWLVLAVPTQGSFRQWQQAAQAAHVPCSALPLPEAQALQATCSTWLELRVERRLPFSRTAPSALALLRELKGLGASASRVRPLSAGELRALEAHWPAQGAVKVLSWELQILVGQKPRRRP
- a CDS encoding alpha/beta fold hydrolase, which translates into the protein MALSDPAAGGVQLLAMHGWGGDHRAWAPWGAAAARRGWSLGWGERGYGHQVQLEPQWSGTGRRALLVHSMGIHLVPGAVLAAAEAVVLLASFGRFVPPGAPGRRGQLALEAMANRLSNGDSDGLLKDFLAQAAAPDPEELLPAGPREEGVPPAGQGRLLADLDLLGRLTALPEAFPASAAVLVVEAGDDRIVAPESRRLLVEALPRASHWTLAGAGHSLLRADLLTPVLNWLEAALSAEVSGHG
- a CDS encoding aminotransferase class I/II-fold pyridoxal phosphate-dependent enzyme → MAADPLDPLRRSLERLPIARRRLLRAFQPTAAGGLRPEGAGAIPLLDLASNDYLGLSQHPRLQAAACAAIASGGVGAGASRLVSGSRPVHGELEARLAAWLGRERVLLFPSGFQANIAAVAALADRHSLVLADRLIHHSLLVGVQASGAQLRRFAHNDLAALDRLLGEARASSAVRRLVVLSESLFSMEGSSPDLPALSALCQRHSALLLIDEAHALGVLGPGGRGLAHGLAGVHLVSGTFGKAFGSGGAFLATGDLLGDWLLQRSGAFRYSTALAPPLAAAALAALDLLEETPDLGSKLLERAERWRTSLTAADWPLVAGQGPILPLLVGEDDRALELQRHLEAAGLLSVAIRPPTVPAGTARLRLVLRSDLPPGTLERLLEALARWR
- a CDS encoding DEAD/DEAH box helicase, with the translated sequence MLIASSDVPPLEELFPFPLDPFQLEAIDALNQGHSVVVSAPTGSGKTLVGEYAIYRALAHGQKVFYTTPLKALSNQKLRDFREQFGVENVGLMTGDLSVNREAKVVVMTTEIFRNMLYAEVDRGDDPLADVEAVVLDECHYMNDSQRGTVWEESIIHCPPAVQLVALSATVANAGQLTDWIDKVHGPTRLVLSDFRPVPLAFSFCSAKGLHPLLNDAGTGLHPNCKVWRAPKTTHRRGPKTPRPPQPEAAPLPFVVAQMAERDMLPAIYFIFSRRGCDKAVRDLGRLNLLTNEEQSRVRARLQAFVASTPEAVREGGHDDALLRGIAAHHAGVLPAWKELIEELFQQGLVKVVFATETLAAGINMPARSTVISALSKRTDRGHRPLMGSEFLQMAGRAGRRGLDTQGYVVTVQSRFEGVREAGELATSPADPLVSQFTPSYGMVLNLLQRYELPKAKELVERSFGRYLATLDLVDDERRITELRQQLEGLSGSVTDVPWDAFELYEKERARLREERRILRILQQQAEETLAHELTLALRFASEGTLVSLKAPQLKGRVTPAVIVAKVEGSGQFPLLLCLTDENVWILVPCHAVVSLHAELSCLQVREVDAPELHHPGELRHGDQASGGLALAVGSMARRHDMATPQYDLAGEVKAQALLVHQLELALELHPAHSTGDRKQIKKQHRRMEELEEEIGERQRLLHHRSNRHWDTFLALIEILRFFGCLEDLEPTDIGRTVASLRGDNELWLGLALMSGHLDELEPAELAAVLEAISTEVNRPDLWSAFNTPPAAEEALHDLGGIRRELLRQQERAAVVMPLWYEPELMGLVHSWAKGTSWNDLIAGTSLDEGDVVRIMRRTVDLLAQIPYGEALSEQLRGKARLALKAINRFPVCEPIDLLSPVGAGLNPATAKAVPPPPTPGTTSANSPAAEPQITGDDLNGSSGPEASSSEGSLTEQAA
- the purB gene encoding adenylosuccinate lyase, producing MIERYTLPEMGRIWSEQAKFQSWLDVEIAATAAQSQLGRVPAEALAEIRAKASFEVERIEAIEAEVRHDVIAFLTNVNEHVGEAGRHIHVGMTSSDVLDTGLALQLKASVAVLRTELDALAAALRELARAHKGTVMIGRSHAIHGEPITFGFKVAGWLAESERNRERLERLETVVAVGQISGAMGTYANTDPQVEALTCAALGLVPDTASTQVISRDRHAEYVQTLALVGATLERISTEIRNLQRTDVLEVEENFAKGQKGSSAMPHKRNPIRSERISGLARVLRSYTVAALENVALWHERDISHSSVERMMLPDCSVTLHFMLREMTAVIRGLGVYPANMARNLNVYGGVVFSQRVLLALVESGLSREEAYRIVQEHAHSAWNTEGGNFRANLEADPAVTARLGPGQLAECFATDLHQANLSVIWERLAI
- a CDS encoding TlyA family RNA methyltransferase, with the translated sequence MARKRRLDLHLLALGLVESRQQAQQLIRAGRVRAGDRVLDKPGMEVALELEPQVSQPPRFVSRGGEKLVRALETFPIQVEGRICLDGGISTGGFSDCLLQHGAQRIYGIDVGYGQTAWSLRTDPRLVLKERTNLRHLRPEQLYGPHDPRPDLAVADVSFISLALVLPALKGLMAPEGQEAVLLVKPQFEVGRARVGKGGVVRDPEAHVDAIEAVIAAADRLGWRAAGLVASPITGPAGNHEYLLWMRDECFDRVGSNGEGSNTPLTTPTLDRSAIKHLVASTLSHKEADQPSG
- a CDS encoding P-II family nitrogen regulator; the protein is MKKVEAIIRPFKLEDVKLALVNAGIVGMTVSEVRGFGRQKGQVERYRGSEFTVEFLQKLKLEVVVDDDRVDTVITCIQDAARTGEIGDGKIFITNIESVIRIRTGDKDSSAI
- the queF gene encoding preQ(1) synthase, which translates into the protein MAAPAPSALTTTPLYGQREIEQAQLICFDNPSTGRPYEVSITLPEFTCLCPFSGYPDFAVLRLIYEPGPRVLELKALKLYVNSWRDRSISHEEVVNRILDDLVAAAQPDWIQLEADFNPRGNVHTVVRVSHGTRHLG